One Primulina huaijiensis isolate GDHJ02 chromosome 5, ASM1229523v2, whole genome shotgun sequence DNA segment encodes these proteins:
- the LOC140976286 gene encoding lysine-specific demethylase JMJ27-like isoform X3: protein MDLNFPAVVEEGKLEAEENMESVTKGLEDVREEEEDEKEKGKLGEQEELEVDGVFGTVGSGGKRRGRKRKEEGKANGVIDMDENAVKYGVLSKRESSRKCSQLAKEKIEKSSEDVYDWEFDEKPGRGRQRNMKGVRNEEIDNEIATQQEKRKRGRPPKVKVVKNEENGFENVAQHVNEETPGSSHLSKREGVNNEQIDNETVAHQGIEEKPRRGGPSKRTRVKNEENDGETVAEEKNDSSQIRGNCTKALRAGEEEEGEEKRAKKVRPENEVNCKGGKELSEDGKEIERNTCHQCKRNDKGRVVRCTRCEKRRYCVLCITRWYPRLSEEAFVEACPVCRNNCNCKSCLRLDGPTAKSNNLILEFSNEEKLQYSMYILRILLPFLKQFHAEQMCEREMEAKIKGLPVSEIKPKKSNCQANERIYCNNCQTSIVDFHRSCPQCFYDLCLTCCRELRDGFLQGGDEEVIMRYVNRGLAYLHGDDATRTYHEPCDGVNVDTRDPFELHNAISNNNDTCSEVVNSIAGDAAKFKYEWRSTEAGAIPCPPPSAGGCGEGILEFECIFPDNWVSELLLKVEEIYRKHDLEKVPENFGQECSYSKFVGENFDMDKSRRVSSRGNLEDNFLYNPSAKDLHYTDLKHFQSHWFKGEPVIISDVLESTSGLSWEPMVMWRAFRQKSGNKHKPLLDVSAINCLDWCEVDIDIIQFFQGYSNGRADPRGWPQFLKLKDWPPSNLFDERLPRHGAEFLSCLPFKEYTHPSCGYLNLAVKLPENSLKPDMGPKTYIAYGFSQELLRGDSVTKLHCDMSDAVNVLTHSESVTIENISTIKKLQKKHAAQDEHELYGNNQESTEMLQSQRVNENGLSRLNEKTFLPAFERNNINEFRAPNLAKGNRLNERPDEKASIEAQMLDQKVSDIEEGMGLNIGRNEGENSDSQNYITETNNSTYESGGKSCVEVEMVSSSDIIINDGREKLLEASEIVEKSQEEECANYKMPISRNMLENIEDVDGGALWDIFRRQDVPKLEEYVRKHYKEFRHIYGNPLPQIVHPIHDQTVYLTREHKRKLKEEYGIEPWTFIQKLGDAVFIPAGCPHQVRNLKQSCIKVAVDFVSPENVQECVRLTEEFRILPRNHIAKEDKLEVKKIALHAIGQAVKDLEALSSSTGVNGMPPS from the exons ATGGATTTGAATTTTCCAGCAGTAGTGGAAGAGGGAAAACTTGAGGCGGAAGAGAATATGGAGAGCGTGACTAAGGGGTTGGAAGATGTGAGGGAGGAAGAAGAGGATGAGAAGGAAAAAGGAAAACTTGGGGAGCAAGAAGAACTGGAGGTTGATGGAGTTTTTGGAACAGTTGGAAGTGGAGGGAAAAGGAGGGGTAGGAAGAGGAAAGAAGAGGGAAAGGCAAATGGGGTTattgatatggacgaaaatgcGGTGAAATATGGTGTTCTTAGTAAGAGGGAATCTTCAAGGAAGTGTAGTCAGCTGGCGAAAGAGAAAATCGAGAAATCGAGTGAGGATGTGTACGACTGGGAATTTGACGAGAAGCCGGGGAGGGGTCGTCAGAGGAATATGAAGGGTGTTAGAAACGAGGAGATTGATAACGAGATTGCGACACAACAGGAGAAACGGAAAAGGGGGCGACCGCCAAAGGTTAAGGTAGTGAAGAATGAGGAGAATGGTTTTGAGAATGTGGCACAACATGTAAATGAGGAGACACCGGGAAGCAGTCATCTGTCCAAGAGAGAGGGAGTCAATAATGAACAGATTGATAATGAGACTGTGGCGCACCAGGGAATTGAGGAAAAGCCGAGAAGGGGTGGTCCGTCAAAGAGGACGAGAGTAAAAAATGAGGAGAATGATGGTGAGACTGTGGCAGAAGAAAAAAACGACAGTAGCCAGATTCGAGGAAACTGCACAAAGGCGTTGAGAGCTGGTGAAGAGGAGGAAGGCGAGGAGAAAAGAGCGAAGAAGGTTAGACCGGAAAATGAAGTCAACTGCAAGGGTGGGAAGGAGCTTAGTGAAGAT GGTAAGGAGATAGAGCGTAACACGTGTCACCAGTGCAAGAGGAATGATAAAGGGAGAGTTGTACGATGCACCAGATGTGAAAAAAGGAGATACTGCGTTCTTTGCATAACTAGATG GTATCCGCGGTTGTCAGAAGAGGCTTTTGTTGAAGCTTGTCCTGTTTGTCGCAACAACTGCAATTGCAAGAGTTGTCTGCGGTTGGATGGGCCAACTGCG aaatcaaataatttgatACTGGAGTTCAGTAATGAAGAGAAGTTGCAGTATTCTATGTACATTTTGCGAATCCTTCTGCCTTTCTTGAAACAATTCCATGCAGAGCAAATGTGTGAGAGGGAAATGGAGGCTAAGATAAAAG GGTTACCGGTCTCAGAAATAAAACCAAAGAAATCAAATTGCCAGGCGAATGAGAGAATATACTG CAATAATTGCCAGACTTCCATTGTTGACTTTCACCGAAGCTGCCCACAATGTTTCTATGATCTCTGCCTTACATGTTGTCGAGAGCTTCGGGATGGTTTCCTTCAAGGAGGTGACGAGGAAGTGATAATGCGATATGTGAATCGCGGGCTTGCATATTTGCACGGTGATGATGCTACTCGAACTTACCATGAACCTTGTGATGGAGTAAATGTTGATACCAGAGATCCTTTTGAGTTACATAATGCGATTTCGAATAACAATGACACATGTAGCGAAGTAGTTAACTCTATTGCTGGGGATGCTGCCAAGTTCAAGTATGAATGGAGATCTACGGAAGCAGGTGCCATCCCATGCCCGCCACCAAGTGCTGGTGGCTGTGGTGAAGGGATTTTAGAATTCGAATGCATTTTTCCAGATAACTGGGTCTCCGAGTTGCTACTGAAAGTGGAAGAAATATACCGAAAACATGATCTTGAGAAAGTGCCTGAAAATTTTGGGCAGGAGTGTTCATATTCAAAATTTGTTGGTGAAAATTTTGACATGGATAAATCACGCAGGGTCTCTTCTCGAGGAAACTTAGAGGACAATTTCTTATATAACCCATCGGCAAAAGACCTTCATTATACTGATTTGAAGCACTTTCAATCTCATTGGTTCAAGGGAGAGCCAGTAATCATTAGCGATGTCCTTGAAAGTACATCTGGTTTGAGCTGGGAACCCATGGTTATGTGGCGTGCCTTTCGTCAGAAATCTGGCAATAAACACAAACCTCTACTTGACGTGTCTGCTATAAATTGCTTAGATTGGTGTGAG GTTGACATAGATATCATCCAATTTTTCCAAGGATATTCAAATGGTCGGGCTGACCCTCGTGGTTGGCCTCAGTTTCTTAAGTTGAAAGACTGGCCTCCATCTAACTTGTTTGACGAACGGTTACCTCGTCATGGTGCTGAGTTTCTCAGCTGCTTGCCTTTCAAAGAATATACACATCCTAGTTGTGGTTACTTAAACCTTGCTGTTAAACTGCCCGAGAACTCTCTTAAACCTGATATGGGGCCGAAAACATACATTGCTTATGGATTTTCTCAGGAATTGCTTCGGGGAGATTCTGTAACAAAATTACACTGTGATATGTCTGATGCA GTGAATGTATTGACCCATTCTGAGTCAGTTACCATCGAGAATATTTCGACTATAAAAAAGCTGCAAAAGAAGCATGCTGCTCAGGATGAACATGAATTGTATGGAAATAATCAGGAATCAACTGAAATGCTACAAAGTCAGCGAGTCAATGAAAACGGATTGTCTAGGTTGAATGAAAAGACTTTCTTACCAGCCTTTGAAAGGAATAATATCAATGAATTTAGAGCTCCTAATCTTGCAAAAGGAAACAGACTAAATGAAAGACCTGATGAAAAAGCCAGCATTGAAGCTCAAATGTTGGATCAGAAAGTCAGTGATATAGAGGAGGGAATGGGGCTTAACATAGGAAGGAATGAAGGTGAAAACTCAGATAGCCAAAATTATATAACTGAGACCAACAATTCCACCTATGAATCTGGTGGAAAATCTTGTGTTGAAGTAGAAATGGTGAGCTCGAGTGACATAATAATTAATGATGGTCGTGAGAAATTGTTGGAAGCTTCTGAAATAGTGGAAAAATCCCAAGAGGAAGAATGTGCAAATTACAAAATGCCGATTTCAAGAAACATGTTGGAAAATATTGAAGACGTTGACGGTGGTGCTCTCTGGGATATTTTTAGGAGGCAAGATGTCCCAAAATTGGAGGAATATGTGAGGAAGCACTACAAGGAGTTCAGACACATCTATGGCAATCCCTTGCCACAG ATTGTCCATCCTATTCACGATCAAACTGTTTACTTGACTAGGGAGCATAAAAGGAAACTCAAGGAAGAATATG GAATCGAACCGTGGACATTTATTCAGAAATTAGGTGATGCAGTTTTCATTCCTGCTGGCTGCCCGCATCAAGTCAGAAATTTAAAG CAGTCATGCATAAAGGTTGCAGTTGACTTTGTCTCGCCAGAAAATGTCCAAGAATGTGTTCGGTTGACCGAGGAATTCCGCATTCTTCCCCGGAATCACATTGCTAAGGAAGACAAGTTAGAG GTGAAGAAAATTGCTCTTCACGCAATTGGACAAGCTGTTAAGGATTTGGAAGCACTTTCAAGTTCAA CAGGTGTCAATGGGATGCCACCTTCTTGA